In Ilumatobacter fluminis, the following proteins share a genomic window:
- a CDS encoding TIGR03032 family protein translates to MQLTRPFIRLPYQFDAERLRADVDALPDEAWRGHPTGHVGNSAVLLVSTGGDPTDDTIGGVQAPTPWLDQSPYLAQVVAAFGVPVGRTRLMRIDAGGEATPHFDAHLYWKDRVRIHVPIITTPDVTFVSGSASTHMAAGESWVFDTLAIHNVVNPGEQSRVHLVVDTVGTPQLWEQIRSGADPIEVPFDPSRRPVVLPEQTNLPDVMPPGQQQAIAEDLFELLPDGDAAASLRSACTGFLDAWKTLWALHGPSPHAAGYRREVDRFATELGGLPDARLPYNGASAASLAMSWLARSALTDAPDPAASRVVVSEPAPLEPKTSPVRAADPRFDRPVIIVSPPRAGSTLLFETLGNSPDVFSIGGESHQLIEQFPALRPDHHDWHSNELSAADATDAVVAALRDAWFERLVDRNGQPPPMNATGLRFLEKTPKNALRIEFLDTVFPDARYVFLSRGPRDEISSMIDAWRSGGFVTYPELPGWTGLPWSLLLTPGWQDLVGKSVQEVCAAQWEYTTNKILDDLERVAPGRWTVAGYDRLVADPLPEIERICAAVDLSWEHDLADPLPLSRHTLTPPNPDKWRMNSTELNEVLPRLKATAERAAAVASTAAGTAPAATSRPKRPAPTAGGKHPLASVHTGTVPELLAKANANVLLSTYQSGRMITLRSMDGVLNTHFTAMPRPMGMAAKPGGHLAVGTANEVWTYRDQPAVAAKIEPAGAYSSAYVLRQRHVTGDISIHEMEYDADGELWIVATKFSCLATLDADHSFVPRWRPPFVTGLSADDRCHLNGMALRDGRPRYVTAFSESDQAQGWRDTKAFGGLIIDVDADEIMTRGLCMPHSPRWHRDQLWVLESGKGSLSRIDPDTGDAEVVTTLPGFTRGMEFIGRYALIGLSQVRESVFAGLPLTQSTEPRHSGLWIVDLETAATVGFVRFDGLVQEVFDLQVITGDGHAHLVDLDAEQHVRSFVVPTQALASAG, encoded by the coding sequence ATGCAGCTCACCCGCCCGTTCATCCGACTGCCGTATCAGTTCGACGCCGAACGCCTCCGCGCCGACGTCGACGCCCTGCCGGACGAGGCGTGGCGAGGCCACCCGACCGGCCATGTCGGCAACTCAGCGGTGCTGCTCGTGTCGACCGGTGGCGACCCGACCGACGACACGATCGGTGGGGTCCAGGCCCCGACGCCGTGGCTCGATCAGAGCCCGTACCTCGCCCAGGTGGTCGCGGCGTTCGGCGTCCCGGTCGGTCGAACGCGGCTGATGCGCATCGACGCCGGGGGAGAGGCGACCCCTCACTTCGATGCCCACCTGTACTGGAAGGATCGCGTGCGGATCCACGTGCCGATCATCACGACACCCGACGTGACGTTCGTGTCGGGTTCGGCGAGCACCCACATGGCCGCCGGTGAGTCGTGGGTCTTCGACACCCTGGCCATCCACAACGTGGTGAACCCTGGCGAACAGAGCCGCGTGCACCTCGTGGTCGACACCGTCGGCACGCCGCAGCTGTGGGAGCAGATCCGCTCCGGTGCTGATCCGATCGAGGTGCCGTTCGACCCGAGTCGCCGACCGGTCGTGTTGCCCGAGCAGACCAACCTGCCCGATGTGATGCCGCCCGGTCAGCAGCAGGCGATCGCCGAGGATCTGTTCGAGTTGCTGCCCGACGGCGACGCAGCCGCCTCGCTCCGGTCGGCATGCACCGGGTTCCTCGACGCGTGGAAGACACTCTGGGCGCTCCATGGCCCGTCACCACATGCCGCCGGCTACCGCCGGGAGGTCGACCGGTTCGCCACGGAACTCGGCGGCTTGCCGGATGCCCGACTGCCGTACAACGGTGCCTCGGCCGCATCGCTCGCGATGTCGTGGCTTGCACGCTCGGCGCTCACCGACGCACCCGACCCCGCAGCATCTCGGGTCGTCGTCAGCGAACCGGCGCCACTCGAACCGAAGACGTCGCCGGTCCGCGCCGCCGACCCGCGATTCGACCGACCCGTCATCATCGTGTCGCCCCCACGGGCGGGCAGCACCCTGCTCTTCGAGACGCTCGGCAATTCGCCCGACGTGTTCTCGATCGGCGGCGAGAGCCATCAGCTGATCGAACAGTTCCCGGCGCTCCGACCCGACCACCACGACTGGCACTCGAACGAGCTGTCGGCCGCCGATGCGACCGACGCGGTCGTTGCCGCACTCCGAGACGCCTGGTTCGAGCGGCTCGTCGACCGCAACGGTCAGCCGCCGCCGATGAACGCGACCGGCCTCCGGTTCCTCGAGAAGACCCCGAAGAACGCGCTGCGGATCGAGTTCCTCGACACGGTGTTCCCCGATGCCCGCTACGTGTTCCTGTCACGTGGCCCGCGCGACGAGATCAGTTCGATGATCGACGCGTGGCGCTCGGGCGGCTTCGTCACCTATCCCGAGCTGCCGGGTTGGACCGGGCTGCCGTGGTCGCTGCTCCTGACGCCCGGGTGGCAGGACCTCGTCGGCAAGTCGGTCCAGGAGGTGTGCGCCGCCCAATGGGAGTACACCACCAACAAGATCCTCGACGACCTGGAACGAGTCGCTCCGGGACGGTGGACCGTCGCCGGCTACGACCGACTCGTCGCCGATCCGTTGCCCGAGATCGAGCGGATTTGTGCCGCCGTCGATCTGTCGTGGGAACACGACCTCGCCGACCCGTTGCCGCTCTCCCGCCACACGCTCACGCCGCCGAACCCCGACAAGTGGCGCATGAACTCGACCGAGTTGAACGAGGTGCTTCCGCGGCTCAAGGCGACGGCCGAACGTGCCGCCGCCGTTGCGTCGACGGCGGCCGGGACGGCCCCAGCGGCGACGTCGCGGCCGAAGCGCCCCGCCCCGACCGCCGGCGGGAAGCACCCGTTGGCGAGCGTGCACACCGGCACCGTGCCGGAGTTGCTCGCCAAGGCGAACGCCAACGTGCTGTTGTCGACGTACCAGAGCGGCCGGATGATCACGCTGCGGTCGATGGACGGCGTGCTCAACACCCACTTCACTGCGATGCCGCGCCCGATGGGGATGGCGGCCAAACCCGGCGGTCACCTGGCGGTCGGCACCGCCAACGAGGTGTGGACGTACCGCGATCAGCCGGCGGTCGCCGCGAAGATCGAACCGGCAGGCGCCTACTCGTCGGCGTACGTGCTGCGGCAGCGACACGTGACCGGCGACATCTCGATCCACGAGATGGAGTACGACGCCGACGGCGAATTGTGGATCGTGGCGACCAAGTTCTCGTGTCTCGCCACCCTCGACGCCGATCACAGCTTCGTGCCGCGCTGGCGACCTCCGTTCGTGACCGGCCTGAGTGCCGACGATCGCTGCCATCTCAACGGCATGGCGCTGCGCGACGGCCGCCCCCGCTACGTGACGGCGTTCAGCGAGTCCGACCAGGCGCAGGGCTGGCGCGACACCAAGGCGTTCGGTGGGCTGATCATCGACGTGGACGCCGACGAGATCATGACCCGAGGCCTCTGCATGCCGCACTCGCCCCGCTGGCACCGTGACCAGCTGTGGGTGCTCGAGTCGGGCAAGGGGTCGCTCAGCCGGATCGACCCCGACACCGGCGACGCCGAGGTCGTCACCACCTTGCCCGGCTTCACCCGCGGGATGGAGTTCATCGGCCGCTACGCCCTGATCGGATTGTCGCAGGTGCGCGAATCGGTGTTCGCCGGGCTACCGCTCACCCAGAGCACCGAGCCCCGCCACTCGGGGTTGTGGATCGTCGATCTCGAGACGGCGGCGACGGTCGGGTTCGTCCGGTTCGACGGCCTCGTCCAGGAGGTGTTCGACCTCCAGGTAATCACCGGCGACGGTCACGCCCACCTCGTCGATCTCGACGCCGAACAGCACGTCCGCTCGTTCGTCGTCCCGACTCAAGCGCTGGCCTCAGCGGGCTGA
- a CDS encoding SIR2 family NAD-dependent protein deacylase, which translates to MNVEAAAQAIADAERIVVLTGAGISTDSGIPDFRGPKGIWTKNPAAEKASHISHYLDDPEVRRAAWLNRLDAQVWTAEPNLGHECVYELERRGRLHAVVTQNVDGLHQAAGHDPENVIEVHGTVRFTRCWNCNDRRPMSESLDRVRAGEADPPCLVCGGILKSDTISFGQSLVPEVIDRALRVSEECDLMLAIGSTLSVYPAANCVPTAKRTGSTVIILNGQPTEMDRHADHLLIGQIADILPDLVRRTK; encoded by the coding sequence ATGAACGTGGAGGCTGCTGCACAGGCGATTGCCGACGCCGAGCGGATCGTGGTGCTCACCGGCGCCGGGATCTCGACCGACTCCGGCATCCCCGACTTCCGCGGGCCGAAGGGGATCTGGACGAAGAACCCCGCCGCCGAGAAGGCCTCGCACATCAGCCACTACCTCGACGACCCCGAGGTCAGGCGAGCGGCATGGCTGAACCGGCTCGACGCCCAGGTCTGGACGGCCGAACCGAACCTCGGGCACGAGTGCGTCTACGAGCTCGAGCGGCGCGGCCGCTTGCACGCCGTGGTGACCCAGAACGTCGACGGGCTGCACCAGGCGGCGGGGCACGACCCCGAGAACGTGATCGAGGTGCACGGCACCGTCCGATTCACCCGATGCTGGAACTGCAACGACCGGCGCCCGATGAGCGAATCGCTCGATCGTGTGCGGGCCGGTGAGGCCGATCCGCCGTGCCTCGTCTGTGGCGGCATCTTGAAGTCGGACACGATCAGCTTCGGACAGTCGCTCGTCCCCGAGGTGATCGACCGCGCCCTGCGGGTGAGCGAGGAGTGCGATCTCATGCTGGCCATCGGGTCGACGCTGAGCGTGTACCCGGCAGCCAACTGTGTGCCGACGGCGAAGCGGACCGGATCGACCGTGATCATCCTCAACGGTCAGCCGACCGAGATGGACCGCCACGCCGACCACCTGCTGATCGGCCAGATCGCCGACATCCTCCCCGACCTCGTACGACGTACGAAATAA